A window from Thalassophryne amazonica chromosome 15, fThaAma1.1, whole genome shotgun sequence encodes these proteins:
- the LOC117525566 gene encoding fascin-like yields MSSNGADGDLLQIPLGLINSAGKYLTAETFGFKINASAGSLKKKQTWTLEQTGEDGSAVFLLSHLGRYLAADKDGNVTADSETRRADCRFVITAHEDGRWSLQSEAHGRYLGGSEDRITCFAQSASPAERWSVHLAVHPQVVLYSFARKRFAHLSARGDRQEVCADRDAPWGVDSLITLVYRDQRYHLETCDNRFLRNDGSLRATTDQDTGYMLEFRSGKVAFRDCTGRYLAPSGPSGAMKSGKSARVGKDELFGLERSQAQVVVTAGNDRNVSTRQGMDLSANQDEEGDQEVFQLEMSREDRKWAFKTAAGKYWTLTASGGLQCSASTKSANTFFDLEWRDGRVCVRAANGKYVTAKKNGQLAAAVDSAGEAEQFLMKLINRPIIVLHGEHGFIGLRKPGTATLDSNRASYDVFQLEFHNGAYSLKDFQGKYWCVGDDTAVVCGSGAPVQFLFEFCDLNKMAIRAPGGKYLKGDHAGGLKASADTVESATLWEY; encoded by the exons ATGTCTTCTAACGGCGCGGACGGGGACCTGCTGCAGATCCCGCTGGGTCTCATCAACAGCGCGGGGAAGTACCTGACGGCGGAGACGTTCGGCTTCAAGATCAACGCGTCCGCGGGCAGCCTGAAGAAGAAGCAGACGTGGACCCTGGAGCAGACCGGGGAGGAcggcagcgctgtgttcctcctcTCCCACCTGGGCCGCTACCTCGCCGCGGACAAAGATGGCAACGTGACCGCGGACAGCGAGACGCGGCGCGCGGACTGTCGCTTCGTCATCACGGCGCACGAGGACGGCCGGTGGTCGCTGCAGTCCGAGGCGCACGGCCGGTACCTGGGCGGCAGCGAGGACCGGATCACCTGCTTCGCTCAGAGCGCCTCCCCGGCCGAGAGATGGAGCGTGCACCTGGCCGTGCACCCGCAGGTCGTCCTCTACAGCTTCGCACGGAAGCGCTTCGCCCACCTGAGCGCGCGTGGTGACCGGCAGGAGGTGTGCGCGGACCGGGACGCCCCGTGGGGAGTGGACTCCCTCATAACGCTGGTGTACCGCGACCAGCGGTACCACCTGGAGACGTGCGACAACCGCTTCCTGCGCAACGACGGCAGCCTGCGCGCCACCACCGACCAGGACACCGGCTACATGCTGGAGTTCCGCTCGGGGAAAGTGGCGTTCCGCGACTGCACCGGGCGCTACCTGGCGCCCTCGGGCCCCTCGGGGGCCATGAAGTCCGGCAAGAGCGCGCGCGTGGGTAAGGACGAGCTCTTCGGGCTGGAGCGCAGCCAGGCGCAGGTCGTGGTCACTGCGGGCAACGACAGAAACGTGTCCACGCGACAAG GCATGGACCTATCAGCCAATCAGGATGAGGAAGGCGACCAGGAGGTCTTCCAGTTGGAGATGAGCCGTGAAGACAGGAAGTGGGCCTTTAAAACTGCTGCTGGAAAATACTGGACCCTCACAGCCTCTGGAGGACTGCAGTGCAGCGCCTCTACCAA GTCTGCCAACACTTTCTTTGACCTGGAGTGGCGTGATGgccgcgtgtgtgtgcgtgcagctAATGGCAAGTATGTGACAgctaagaagaatgggcagctcgCTGCTGCTGTCGACAGCGCAG GAGAGGCTGAGCAGTTCCTGATGAAGCTGATCAACCGTCCAATCATTGTTCTCCATGGAGAGCACGGTTTCATTGGGTTGCGTAAACCGGGAACAGCGACTCTGGATTCCAACCGAGCGTCCTATGATGTTTTCCAGCTGGAGTTCCACAACGGCGCCTACTCCCTCAAAG ACTTTCAGGGGAAGTACTGGTGCGTTGGAGACGACACTGCGGTGGTGTGCGGCAGCGGCGCGCCTGTGCAGTTCCTGTTCGAGTTCTGTGACCTCAATAAGATGGCAATTCGTGCCCCCGGAGGGAAGTACCTGAAAGGAGACCACGCTGGGGGGCTGAAGGCCAGCGCTGACACTGTGGAGAGTGCCACCCTGTGGGAGTACTGA